One segment of Erigeron canadensis isolate Cc75 chromosome 2, C_canadensis_v1, whole genome shotgun sequence DNA contains the following:
- the LOC122589028 gene encoding receptor-like protein kinase FERONIA has protein sequence MSTLTIPICILLLLYFTVTIAAESYVAPGNIFLDCGSSSLSTSSSNQMWVGDKGLRFLPSADTSLSFNASSQDPSVATVPYSTARIFNTSSFTYTFPLSRGPKFLRLYFYPATYSTFNANQSFFSVSSNGYSLLTNFSAFQHVSFQEKTRSDATIVKEFLIHVNNAQTLNVVFTPSPNSYAFINGIEIISMPDNLYFNTAIKPKPVGMITGPITDNQTALENTYRLNMGGRRISVKYDTGMYRFWDQDDNYIYGAWYGETPLNTPPITYTPETPNYTAPETVYQTQRSMGKLAEGYNLTWILPVDSGFYYMLRLHFCNIIPQYTKPGQVIFTIFINNHTAEEEADLFSWTQGSGYPFFKDYVVFVNQMDGRPSKQDLWLALHPNGLGAYYDAYLNGLEVFKISMIGNLGAPNPDYVYPSKQNDKKEEKKTPGYATIIGGVGGGLVLLIVLLLILLWKHKRTRSNHNPLLTLEGCRHFTLKEVKAATNKFNDNCIVGNGGFGKVYRGHIDNSTKVVAIKRLSPSSNQGFQEFKTEIQLLSKLRHVHLVSLIGYCDENEEMILVYDYMVNGTLREHLYNTNNPPLPWKTRLNICIGAAKGLHYLHSTEKHIIIHRDVKSTNILLDENMVAKVSDFGLSKISSNDPSNTHVTTMVKGSIGYIDPEYRKSQHLRQKSDVYSFGVVLFEVLCARPVIDPWVSAEQVSLAEWGKICYQRGTLIEISDPNISGEVAVECLEKFGEVANSCLHEEGNVRPTMEEVVYRLEFALQLQVAADEFVGKEIMQEKQNEKEDQGNVALAKVSLNNGEYEESLVIELSTTLITS, from the coding sequence ATGTCCACCCTCACTATACCAATATGTATCTTGCTCCTTCTCTATTTCACGGTCACAATTGCTGCAGAATCATATGTTGCGCCAGGCAACATCTTTCTTGACTGTGGTTCATCCTCCCTTTCCACTTCTAGTTCCAACCAGATGTGGGTCGGTGATAAAGGTCTCCGCTTTTTACCTTCTGCCGACACTTCCTTATCATTTAATGCTTCATCTCAAGATCCTTCGGTCGCTACAGTTCCTTATTCCACTGCCCGAATCTTTAACACTTCTTCGTTCACCTACACTTTTCCACTGTCTCGAGGTCCCAAATTTCTCCGCCTCTATTTCTATCCTGCCACCTACTCAACCTTTAATGCAAACCAATCTTTCTTCTCTGTATCGTCCAATGGCTACTCTCTTTTAACCAACTTCAGTGCTTTCCAACATGTCTCATTTCAAGAAAAGACTCGCTCGGATGCAACAATTGTCAAGGAATTCCTTATCCATGTAAACAATGCACAAACGCTAAACGTTGTCTTTACACCATCGCCCAACTCATATGCCTTCATCAATGGTATTGAAATCATTTCAATGCCCGACAATCTGTATTTTAATACTGCTATAAAACCGAAACCCGTTGGTATGATTACAGGACCAATTACTGATAACCAAACAGCTCTCGAAAATACTTACAGGCTAAACATGGGTGGGCGACGTATATCCGTTAAGTATGATACAGGTATGTACCGGTTTTGGGATCAAGATGATAACTACATATACGGTGCATGGTATGGGGAGACACCTCTTAACACACCTCCGATCACGTACACTCCGGAGACACCAAATTATACAGCACCCGAGACAGTGTACCAAACCCAAAGGAGTATGGGCAAACTGGCTGAAGGTTACAATCTGACTTGGATACTTCCAGTTGATTCTGGGTTTTATTACATGCTGAGGCTCCATTTTTGCAACATCATACCACAATACACAAAACCAGGACAGGTGATTTTTACGATTTTCATTAATAATCATACTGCTGAGGAGGAGGCTGATCTGTTTAGCTGGACACAAGGGAGCGGGTATCCATTTTTCAAGGATTATGTTGTGTTTGTCAACCAAATGGATGGCCGCCCCAGCAAGCAAGATTTGTGGCTTGCATTGCATCCCAATGGTTTGGGAGCATATTATGATGCTTATTTGAATGGTTTGGAAGTCTTTAAGATAAGCATGATAGGTAATCTTGGTGCTCCAAACCCTGATTACGTTTACCCCTCGAAACAGAACGACAAGAAGGAGGAGAAGAAGACTCCAGGGTATGCCACAATAATTGGAGGTGTAGGAGGAGGATTAGTtttgcttattgttttacttctTATTCTTTTATGGAAGCATAAGCGTACCCGTAGCAACCATAACCCATTACTTACGTTAGAGGGTTGCCGTCATTTTACACTCAAAGAAGTGAAAGCTGCTACCAATAAGTTTAACGACAATTGTATCGTTGGCAATGGAGGATTTGGCAAGGTGTATAGAGGACATATAGACAACTCTACAAAAGTTGTAGCAATCAAAAGGCTTAGTCCATCATCGAACCAAGGTTTTCAGGAATTCAAAACAGAAATACAATTGTTGTCTAAATTACGCCATGTCCATCTAGTGTCCCTGATTGGATACTGTGATGAAAATGAAGAGATGATCCTTGTGTACGATTACATGGTGAATGGAACTCTACGCGAACATCTCTACAACACAAACAACCCTCCTTTGCCATGGAAAACACGTCTCAATATCTGCATTGGAGCAGCCAAAGGGTTGCATTATCTCCATTCAACTGAAAAGCATATAATAATTCATCGAGATGTCAAGTCCACAAACATCTTACTTGATGAAAATATGGTTGCTAAAGTGTCCGATTTCGGTTTGTCAAAGATAAGCTCCAATGATCCGTCAAATACACATGTAACCACAATGGTAAAAGGTAGTATCGGGTATATTGATCCAGAGTATCGCAAAAGCCAGCACCTGAGGCAAAAGTCAGATGTGTATTCATTTGGGGTGGTTCTGTTTGAAGTGCTGTGTGCCAGACCTGTAATCGATCCATGGGTGAGTGCTGAACAAGTGAGTTTGGCAGAATGGGGCAAGATTTGCTATCAAAGGGGAACACTCATTGAAATAAGTGATCCGAACATAAGTGGTGAGGTTGCAGTGGAGTGTTTGGAGAAGTTTGGAGAGGTCGCAAATAGTTGCTTGCATGAGGAAGGGAATGTGCGACCAACTATGGAAGAGGTCGTTTACAGACTAGAGTTTGCGTTACAGCTACAAGTAGCTGCCGATGAATTTGTTGGCAAAGAAATTATGCAAGAAAAGCAAAATGAGAAAGAAGATCAGGGAAATGTTGCATTAGCCAAAGTGTCACTCAACAATGGTGAATATGAGGAGTCCCTAGTAATCGAATTATCGACAACTTTAATTACAAGTTAA